A region of Lycium barbarum isolate Lr01 chromosome 3, ASM1917538v2, whole genome shotgun sequence DNA encodes the following proteins:
- the LOC132631856 gene encoding uncharacterized protein LOC132631856 isoform X3: MYTSDTSDLNQPLKSNMFSLSGTGFFGALGRSMNLGGQTALALRVLLALFSSKMSSSANRPFGDEFRAARKAAEDIGAQIVLGDRPIEITLERAWTSLKWKEKTSLIVSVFSGITSTADLSTKELKESSSDDSNFQLYEKLSFTYPSLLQPLLHERDMFLAWSLKRSKAVNKSKQVVGIIGKGHMNGVIYSLVSDQGNLRFRDLAGKSPSGGLSGWVTTLFGNLVRDTIIGVLLWLLYEQITSGLKLID; the protein is encoded by the exons ATGTACACTTCTGACACTAGTGATCTCAATCAGCCCTTAAAATCAAACATGTTTTCTTTGAGCGGGACCGGGTTTTTTGGTGCTCTTGGTCGTAGCATGAACTTGG GAGGTCAAACTGCTTTAGCATTACGTGTCTTGCTGGCACTTTTCTCTTCAAAAATGTCTTCAAGTGCTAATCGTCCTTTTGGAGATGAG TTCCGTGCTGCCCGAAAGGCTGCTGAGGATATTGGTGCTCAAATAGTATTGGGGGATCGGCCAATAGAAATAACT CTTGAACGAGCATGGACTTCACTAAAGTGGAAGGAGAAGACAAGCCTGATAGTCTCTGTCTTTAGTGGAATAACCTCAACTGCCGACCTATCAACAAAGGAATTGAAG GAATCAAGTTCTGATGATAGTAACTTTCAGCTGTATGAGAAATTAAGCTTTACGTATCCATCACTTCTGCAACCACTCCTACATGAACGTGACATG TTTCTTGCTTGGTCTCTGAAGAGGAGCAAAGCTGTGAACAAGAGTAAGCAAGTGGTAGGAATCATCGGGAAGGGCCACATGAATGGAGTTATATATTCCTTAGTGTCTGACCAAGGAAACTTGCGCTTTCGAGATCTAGCTGGGAAGAGTCCTTCAGGGGGGCTCTCTGGTTGGGTCACTACTCTCTTTGGAAACCTGGTTAGAGACACGATAATCGGTGTCCTCTTGTGGCTATTATATGAACAAATAACCAGTGGATTGAAGTTGATTGATTAA